The following DNA comes from Eretmochelys imbricata isolate rEreImb1 chromosome 18, rEreImb1.hap1, whole genome shotgun sequence.
CCAAGGTCAGTCATCGCTACTGTCGTCGGCTACCCCAAATCCAAAGCGATCATGTTTGGAGCTGGTCACAGGGAGTATTATGTCGGAGAAGAAGCCCAGTCCAAGAGGGGCATCCTGTCTTTTAAGTATCCAATGGAACATGGCATAGTTACATCATGGGAGGACATGGAGAAGATCTGGTGGCATTTGTTTAAGCATGAACTCAAGATGAAGCCCAGCGAGAGGCCAGTGTTACTGACCGAGGCGCCACTGAACACATTGTCGAACCGAGAAAAAATGGCCGAGATCATGTTTGAAGGTTTCCAGGTGCCTGCTATATTTGTGGCTCTGCAAGCTCTGATGGCCCTTTACGCTTCAGCCCGCACAACGGGATTAGTGCTGGACAGTGGAGATGGCGTGACCCTGACAGTCCCTGTCTACAAAGGCCACTGCTTGCTCCATGGTGTTTCCAGGCTGGATTTTGCCGGCAGAGATATTACTAAATACCTTGCTCAGCTGCTCTTGGAGACTGGATGTTCCTTCGTGAGCACGGCGGAGAAGGAAATTGTGAAGGACATCAAGGAGAAGCTGTGCTATGTGGCCATAGAACCCAGccaaaaaattcaggaaaagcCCAAAAGGCTTGGATGGGAGTATATTCTCCCAGATGGCAATGCCATCAAGATTACAGACCAGCTGTTCAGAGCTCCTGAAACCCTTTTTGTGCCAGCTAATGCTGGCATTGAGGCACCAGGGATTGACAAAATGATCCTTCAAAGCATTATGAAATGCGATGGAAATATCCACCCTGATATCATGAGAAATGTGGTATTGTCAGGTGGGTCGACCCTTTTCCGAGGTCTCCATGAGAGACTTCTAAAGGAGCTGCAAACTCAGAGCCCCAGTGCAATCCCTGTAAAGATCCTAGCATCCCGAGATAGGATGT
Coding sequences within:
- the LOC144276805 gene encoding actin-1-like, whose amino-acid sequence is MLYINLPTRMSESKILDLPAVIFDNGSGLCKAGLSGEQAPRSVIATVVGYPKSKAIMFGAGHREYYVGEEAQSKRGILSFKYPMEHGIVTSWEDMEKIWWHLFKHELKMKPSERPVLLTEAPLNTLSNREKMAEIMFEGFQVPAIFVALQALMALYASARTTGLVLDSGDGVTLTVPVYKGHCLLHGVSRLDFAGRDITKYLAQLLLETGCSFVSTAEKEIVKDIKEKLCYVAIEPSQKIQEKPKRLGWEYILPDGNAIKITDQLFRAPETLFVPANAGIEAPGIDKMILQSIMKCDGNIHPDIMRNVVLSGGSTLFRGLHERLLKELQTQSPSAIPVKILASRDRMYSVWIGASVLTSLTSFRDMWVTSEDYKKIGPSVLQRKCF